A genomic region of Porticoccaceae bacterium LTM1 contains the following coding sequences:
- the lolD gene encoding lipoprotein-releasing ABC transporter ATP-binding protein LolD → MANPLDRSDIQAVLECRQLAKTYKQGAEVIDVLRGLDLCVNTGECIAIVGASGSGKTTLLNLMGGLDNPCDGEVLIAGRVLAGVSDSDRAQWRNRHLGFVYQFHHLLPEFSALENVAMPLLIAKVPVKEARERAAQLLQQVGLKDRQTHKPAQLSGGERQRVAIARALANNPSCVLMDEPTGNLDVETALTIQDLLLELNRTVGTSFVIVTHDPQLASRMGRILRLDRGKLTEQSAQEKSASV, encoded by the coding sequence ATGGCGAACCCATTAGATCGATCAGATATACAGGCAGTTCTGGAGTGCCGACAACTCGCCAAAACTTACAAGCAGGGCGCCGAAGTCATCGATGTATTGCGCGGCCTTGATCTTTGTGTGAACACAGGAGAGTGTATTGCTATCGTTGGTGCTTCAGGTTCTGGCAAAACAACACTTTTGAATCTGATGGGTGGTCTGGATAACCCCTGTGACGGAGAGGTGCTGATTGCCGGCCGTGTGTTGGCAGGAGTATCTGATTCTGATCGTGCGCAATGGCGTAACAGGCATCTGGGGTTTGTCTATCAGTTTCACCACTTGCTGCCGGAGTTTAGCGCCCTGGAAAATGTCGCGATGCCTTTGCTTATTGCGAAAGTCCCAGTAAAGGAAGCGCGAGAAAGGGCGGCGCAATTGTTGCAGCAGGTTGGCCTGAAAGACCGTCAAACCCATAAGCCCGCCCAGCTTTCTGGCGGGGAACGCCAGCGTGTGGCCATTGCCCGTGCATTGGCAAATAACCCCTCCTGCGTCCTGATGGACGAACCCACCGGCAACCTCGACGTTGAAACTGCGCTTACTATTCAGGATCTTTTGTTGGAGCTCAACCGAACCGTTGGCACCAGCTTTGTTATTGTTACCCACGATCCGCAACTGGCATCCCGAATGGGGCGAATACTACGCCTGGATAGAGGCAAGCTGACCGAACAATCGGCACAGGAAAAATCTGCCAGTGTTTAA
- a CDS encoding DUF2062 domain-containing protein, with translation MPRKYIRRWMPDPHKIANHKGLRWLGPLIDDPNLFHLTRHSVSTAMFVGIFMAFIPIPFQMVVAGLMALWLRCNLPISVVLVWITNPLTIPALFYASYRLGIWILGIEPTHIQFHGDWDILWEWLKQVDGAQLQEWLKNIGLPFLLGTITCGVVLGGLGYFTVRWLWRWHVVNSWEKRKKSRSNSK, from the coding sequence ATGCCAAGAAAGTATATCCGCCGGTGGATGCCTGATCCCCACAAAATTGCGAATCACAAAGGTCTTCGCTGGCTCGGCCCCTTGATTGACGATCCAAACCTTTTCCACCTGACTCGCCACTCAGTATCGACAGCCATGTTTGTCGGTATTTTTATGGCGTTCATTCCAATTCCGTTCCAGATGGTGGTCGCCGGGCTGATGGCACTGTGGCTACGCTGCAACCTGCCCATCTCTGTGGTATTGGTGTGGATTACCAACCCGCTTACCATTCCCGCCCTGTTCTATGCCAGCTATCGACTGGGTATCTGGATACTGGGCATTGAGCCGACTCACATCCAGTTCCATGGAGACTGGGATATCCTTTGGGAGTGGCTGAAACAGGTAGATGGCGCTCAGCTTCAGGAATGGCTGAAAAATATCGGCCTGCCATTTCTGCTTGGCACTATCACCTGCGGAGTTGTACTGGGAGGTTTAGGCTATTTCACTGTCCGATGGCTGTGGCGTTGGCATGTAGTGAATAGTTGGGAAAAGCGTAAAAAGTCACGCAGCAACTCGAAATAA
- the sthA gene encoding Si-specific NAD(P)(+) transhydrogenase: MANYKYDLVVIGSGPAGEGAAMTAARHGWSVAVVDERPLVGGNCTHLGTIPSKALRNSVRRIVQYNTMPMFRMIGKPRWFSFPEVMKSASAVIEKQVEGRTHYYSRFHVALHHGRASFVDATTLDVLTHEGTHERLSAKKILIATGSRPYRPENVDFSMPRVFDSDTILQMQDTPQHIIIYGAGVIGCEYASIFAGLGCKVDLVNTRDRLLSFLDDEISDALSYHLRDLGVMVRHSEEFESLTHTDKGVSLLLKSGKRINSQALLWCNGRTGNTDTLALDNVGLEADHRGQLSVSEHYKTAVDSIYAAGDVIGWPALAGAANDQGRFAAAHMCGISGDYEVEDVATGIYTIPEISYVGKTEQQLTEERVPYEVGRAFFKRIARAQISGEEVGMLKLLFHPETLEILGVHCFGAEAAEIIHIGQAIMNQKDGANTIEYFTRTTFNYPTMAEAYRVAAINGMDRVHQ, encoded by the coding sequence GTGGCAAACTATAAATACGATCTGGTGGTAATTGGTAGTGGTCCGGCAGGTGAGGGGGCGGCAATGACCGCTGCGCGACACGGCTGGTCAGTTGCAGTGGTGGATGAACGTCCACTGGTTGGCGGAAACTGCACCCACTTGGGAACCATTCCGTCCAAGGCACTGCGTAACTCTGTGCGTCGCATTGTTCAGTACAACACCATGCCGATGTTTCGTATGATCGGCAAACCCAGATGGTTTTCATTTCCGGAGGTGATGAAATCCGCTTCCGCCGTTATTGAAAAACAGGTTGAAGGCCGCACCCACTATTACTCCCGTTTTCACGTGGCTTTGCATCATGGTCGCGCCAGTTTCGTTGATGCCACAACCCTGGATGTTTTGACTCATGAAGGTACTCACGAGCGACTCAGTGCCAAGAAAATCCTGATTGCTACCGGTTCACGCCCATATCGGCCGGAAAATGTAGATTTTTCCATGCCGCGGGTTTTCGACAGCGATACCATTTTACAAATGCAGGATACCCCTCAGCACATCATTATTTATGGTGCTGGCGTTATTGGTTGTGAGTACGCCTCTATATTTGCCGGCCTTGGTTGTAAGGTTGACCTGGTTAATACTCGCGATCGTTTGCTCTCATTCCTTGATGACGAGATTTCAGATGCACTCAGTTATCACCTGCGCGACTTGGGTGTGATGGTGCGTCACAGTGAAGAATTTGAATCGCTGACCCACACTGATAAAGGTGTCAGTCTGCTGCTCAAGTCAGGCAAGCGAATCAACTCCCAGGCACTGCTCTGGTGTAACGGTCGTACCGGTAATACCGATACGCTGGCTTTGGATAATGTTGGTCTGGAGGCGGACCACCGCGGCCAGTTGTCTGTTAGTGAACACTACAAGACTGCTGTAGATTCGATTTACGCAGCTGGCGATGTGATTGGCTGGCCTGCCTTGGCTGGTGCTGCCAATGATCAGGGACGCTTTGCAGCAGCTCATATGTGCGGAATTTCCGGAGATTATGAGGTGGAGGATGTGGCCACCGGTATCTACACGATTCCTGAGATCAGCTACGTCGGTAAAACGGAGCAACAGTTGACGGAAGAGCGAGTACCATACGAAGTGGGCCGGGCTTTCTTCAAGCGTATTGCCCGCGCGCAAATATCCGGTGAAGAAGTGGGGATGCTCAAGTTACTGTTTCATCCTGAAACACTGGAAATTCTTGGGGTTCACTGTTTTGGTGCCGAGGCTGCCGAGATTATCCATATTGGCCAGGCCATTATGAATCAAAAGGATGGCGCAAATACTATCGAGTACTTTACCCGCACCACCTTTAACTATCCGACGATGGCAGAAGCCTACCGGGTTGCTGCAATTAATGGCATGGATCGAGTTCACCAGTAG
- a CDS encoding cold-shock protein: MSQTTGKVKWFNEAKGFGFIEQESGPDVFVHFSAIQGDGFKTLAEGQQVTFTVTQGQKGPQAENVHPA, from the coding sequence ATGTCTCAAACAACTGGTAAAGTTAAGTGGTTTAACGAAGCTAAGGGTTTTGGTTTTATCGAGCAAGAGTCTGGTCCAGACGTATTTGTTCACTTCTCTGCAATCCAGGGCGACGGCTTCAAAACTCTGGCCGAAGGTCAGCAAGTTACTTTCACCGTAACTCAAGGTCAGAAAGGTCCTCAAGCTGAGAACGTACACCCAGCTTAA
- the prpC gene encoding 2-methylcitrate synthase, which produces MAKELSGAGLRGQVAGKTALCTCGKEGSGLTYRGYDIEDLSSNCEFEEVAYLILKGELPNQADLDAYKAKLKSMRGLPQELKDVLERIPASAHPMDVMRTGCSMLGNLETETDFSQQGDKVDRLVAAFPSIICYWYRFTHDGVRIETETDDDSVGGHFLHMLHGKAPSDLHVKVMHSSLILYAEHEFNASTFTARVSASTLTDIHSCITGAIGTLRGPLHGGANEAAMEMIEQWNSADEAEEAMMGMLARKEKIMGFGHAIYSVSDPRNAIIKRWAEKLAEEAGDKVLYPVSVRCEEVMWREKKLFCNADFFHASAYHFMGIPTKLFTPIFVMSRVTGWAAHVFEQRADNRIIRPSAEYVGPELRKVVPITSR; this is translated from the coding sequence ATGGCTAAAGAATTAAGTGGAGCTGGCCTGCGTGGTCAGGTGGCCGGTAAAACAGCACTCTGTACTTGTGGCAAAGAAGGCTCAGGCCTCACTTACCGCGGTTATGACATTGAAGACCTTTCCAGTAACTGCGAATTTGAAGAAGTTGCATACCTGATATTGAAAGGCGAACTGCCTAATCAGGCGGATTTGGATGCCTACAAAGCCAAGCTGAAATCCATGCGTGGCTTGCCGCAAGAGCTTAAAGATGTGCTTGAGCGCATTCCAGCTTCCGCTCATCCGATGGACGTGATGCGCACTGGTTGCTCCATGCTGGGTAATCTGGAAACCGAAACTGATTTCTCCCAACAGGGCGATAAAGTGGATCGTCTGGTAGCTGCATTCCCAAGCATCATCTGTTACTGGTATCGCTTCACTCACGACGGTGTGCGTATCGAAACTGAAACCGACGACGACTCTGTCGGCGGTCACTTCCTGCACATGCTGCACGGCAAAGCCCCCAGCGATCTGCATGTAAAAGTCATGCACTCCTCGTTGATTCTGTACGCCGAGCACGAATTCAATGCGTCTACCTTTACCGCTCGTGTTTCAGCGTCAACACTGACTGATATCCACTCCTGCATTACCGGTGCTATTGGTACTCTGCGTGGTCCGTTGCACGGTGGTGCTAACGAAGCGGCAATGGAAATGATTGAGCAGTGGAACAGTGCGGATGAAGCCGAAGAGGCGATGATGGGTATGCTGGCCCGCAAAGAGAAAATCATGGGCTTTGGTCATGCTATTTACAGCGTATCCGACCCGCGCAACGCCATCATAAAACGTTGGGCTGAGAAACTGGCTGAAGAAGCGGGCGACAAAGTACTGTACCCGGTTTCAGTGCGCTGTGAAGAAGTGATGTGGCGTGAGAAAAAACTGTTCTGTAATGCTGACTTCTTCCATGCATCTGCGTACCACTTTATGGGCATTCCCACCAAGCTGTTCACACCGATTTTTGTTATGAGTCGAGTGACTGGCTGGGCCGCGCATGTGTTTGAACAGCGTGCAGACAACCGCATTATTCGTCCATCGGCTGAATATGTTGGGCCTGAATTGCGGAAAGTTGTACCCATCACCAGTCGGTGA
- a CDS encoding GntR family transcriptional regulator, producing MSILSYFGADLTTASVVDQITGQLMEQIITGAIASGSKISEPDLAKRLNVSRSTIREAISRLESIHLVSRKANIGARVIPLSAEGLLEIYQIREALEGLACRLAAERMTSEEIADLEAVVRSNRQSETQTEKTMLEQHRNGDMDFHYLVIQGSRCQHLQHLLCRELYPKISMYRYQFSMGSPRVETGFNEHQFIVDAIRDRDSEMAEMLMRRHIRASRLYIESQLSESYTNGESIQ from the coding sequence TTGAGTATTCTCTCTTATTTTGGTGCGGACCTGACTACAGCCTCAGTAGTGGACCAGATTACCGGGCAGCTCATGGAGCAGATCATCACCGGTGCTATTGCCAGTGGCAGTAAAATCAGCGAACCGGACCTGGCTAAACGCCTGAATGTAAGTCGCAGTACCATTCGAGAAGCGATTAGTCGGCTGGAATCAATTCACCTTGTCTCCCGTAAGGCCAATATCGGTGCAAGGGTAATTCCCTTGAGTGCAGAAGGGCTGTTGGAGATCTACCAGATCCGAGAAGCTTTGGAAGGGCTGGCTTGTCGTTTGGCCGCGGAGCGAATGACAAGCGAGGAGATAGCCGACCTCGAAGCAGTTGTGCGAAGCAACCGTCAAAGTGAAACCCAGACTGAAAAGACTATGCTTGAACAACACCGTAATGGTGATATGGATTTTCACTATTTGGTGATTCAGGGCAGTCGTTGCCAGCACCTGCAGCACTTATTGTGTCGGGAGCTTTACCCAAAAATCAGCATGTACCGTTACCAGTTTTCGATGGGTAGCCCACGAGTGGAAACGGGTTTTAACGAACACCAGTTTATTGTTGATGCCATTCGGGATCGGGACAGTGAGATGGCCGAGATGCTGATGCGTCGCCATATTCGCGCTTCTCGACTCTATATTGAAAGCCAGTTATCTGAAAGTTACACAAATGGAGAATCAATCCAATGA
- a CDS encoding lipoprotein-releasing ABC transporter permease subunit, which yields MLKNLPLFIGLRYLRGKRQNGFLSFVSGFSFGAMALGVAALIVVLSVMNGFANEIHSRVLNVIPHLTILDRDNKGLIQAQIDQLANQLSANPSIVAASPFVEGFGMLKFDGEPQAVSIQGIDPATEAKVTPIANHMLVGEFALLQPGEFGIVLGHQTARAMRVVVGDQLRLTLPELSRTLAGVFPREKNVTVIGVFKVDAQVDGGIAFVHINDAQKLYRRGNKVDGLRVRLQQPVQARPMAAELQTELGEQLKVSSWADQMGSLFAAMEMEKVVVGLLLGIVIAVAGFNIVANLVLMVAEKRKDIAVLRSMGTHSNTIMRIFMVQGTAVGFMGILIGAAIGCAFGYWTADIVGFFERITGLSIFDPHIYFVSSLPSQLQWRDVVVVCTGALLMSMLATLYPAWRASRIEPAEALRYDH from the coding sequence ATGCTTAAAAACCTGCCTCTATTCATTGGCTTGCGGTATCTCCGCGGCAAGCGTCAAAACGGCTTTCTATCGTTTGTATCCGGGTTTTCCTTTGGTGCCATGGCGCTTGGTGTTGCCGCATTGATCGTTGTTCTGTCTGTTATGAACGGCTTTGCCAACGAGATTCACTCGAGAGTACTGAATGTTATTCCCCATCTGACCATTCTGGATCGCGATAACAAGGGATTGATCCAGGCACAGATTGATCAGTTGGCAAATCAGTTGAGCGCTAACCCATCTATTGTGGCTGCCTCTCCCTTTGTTGAGGGCTTTGGCATGCTGAAGTTTGACGGCGAGCCACAAGCAGTCTCCATTCAGGGGATTGACCCGGCAACAGAAGCTAAGGTGACACCCATTGCCAACCATATGCTGGTCGGTGAGTTTGCCCTGTTACAGCCCGGTGAGTTTGGCATTGTGCTGGGGCATCAGACCGCTCGAGCCATGCGTGTAGTTGTTGGTGATCAACTGCGGCTGACCCTGCCTGAATTATCGAGAACATTGGCCGGTGTTTTTCCACGGGAAAAAAATGTCACCGTAATTGGTGTATTCAAGGTGGATGCTCAGGTCGATGGTGGCATTGCCTTTGTTCATATCAATGATGCTCAAAAGCTCTATCGTCGTGGCAATAAAGTAGATGGTTTGAGGGTGCGGTTGCAGCAACCTGTACAAGCGCGGCCCATGGCGGCTGAACTGCAAACCGAACTAGGTGAGCAGCTTAAAGTTTCCAGCTGGGCTGACCAGATGGGCAGTCTGTTTGCTGCCATGGAGATGGAAAAAGTTGTTGTCGGGCTATTGCTCGGCATTGTGATTGCGGTTGCCGGTTTTAATATTGTCGCCAATCTTGTCTTGATGGTGGCAGAAAAACGCAAGGACATTGCCGTACTGCGCTCAATGGGTACCCACTCCAATACCATAATGCGTATTTTTATGGTGCAGGGTACCGCAGTTGGTTTTATGGGGATTTTGATCGGTGCTGCAATTGGCTGCGCTTTTGGTTACTGGACTGCCGATATCGTCGGATTTTTTGAGCGCATTACCGGTCTTTCGATATTTGACCCGCACATTTATTTCGTCAGCTCCCTGCCGTCCCAGTTACAGTGGCGGGATGTAGTGGTGGTCTGTACGGGTGCACTACTGATGAGCATGTTGGCAACACTGTATCCAGCCTGGCGAGCTTCGAGAATAGAGCCCGCAGAAGCGCTGCGATATGATCACTGA
- a CDS encoding FAD:protein FMN transferase, with amino-acid sequence MRRATLATRLLAIGLATFLLTACQQPPQELKFSGPTMGTTYHVTVIPGEVSASENLDQVILDALNRINDQMSTYQPDSDLSKFNELPIGEVVELPAEFAAVMKISEQAYTDTEGAFDPTVGPLVDLWGFGPRDTGDVVPDADAIADALAEMGFEGLELDGERLIKHEDVRLDLSAVAKGYAAELVSNELRSLGLYNHLVEVGGEMRLSGVKGNGERWKIGIEQPNLGQGAVNLAVSLTDAGVATSGDYRNYFEQNGVRYSHTIDPRTGYPVTHKLASVTVIADNAGYADAMATAFMVLGSEKSLVLAEKLDLAIYLIVKQGDSFVTLHSSRFEHFLN; translated from the coding sequence GTGCGACGTGCGACCCTTGCAACAAGACTCCTTGCCATAGGCTTGGCGACATTCCTGCTTACAGCCTGCCAACAACCCCCTCAAGAGCTCAAATTCTCCGGCCCAACCATGGGCACGACTTACCACGTTACGGTAATTCCGGGAGAGGTGAGTGCTTCTGAAAATCTCGATCAGGTGATTCTCGATGCCCTGAATCGAATCAATGATCAGATGAGTACTTATCAGCCTGATTCGGACCTGAGTAAGTTCAACGAGTTGCCAATTGGTGAGGTTGTCGAGTTACCGGCTGAATTTGCTGCGGTAATGAAGATCAGCGAACAGGCATACACAGACACTGAAGGTGCATTTGACCCAACAGTGGGGCCCCTAGTGGATCTGTGGGGTTTTGGGCCGAGAGACACCGGGGATGTTGTCCCTGATGCGGATGCTATTGCTGATGCCCTTGCTGAAATGGGGTTTGAGGGCCTTGAGCTTGATGGTGAGCGCCTTATTAAGCATGAAGACGTTCGTCTGGATCTTTCCGCGGTGGCGAAGGGCTATGCGGCCGAGTTGGTAAGTAACGAGCTGAGATCACTAGGGTTGTACAACCACCTTGTAGAAGTAGGTGGTGAGATGCGCCTGAGTGGCGTTAAAGGTAATGGCGAGCGCTGGAAGATCGGTATTGAACAGCCAAATCTGGGGCAGGGTGCTGTAAACCTGGCTGTTTCCTTGACGGATGCCGGTGTAGCAACCTCCGGTGACTATCGCAATTACTTCGAGCAGAATGGTGTGCGTTACTCCCATACCATCGACCCGCGTACCGGTTACCCAGTCACTCATAAGTTGGCATCTGTAACAGTAATTGCAGATAATGCCGGCTATGCAGACGCAATGGCCACCGCTTTTATGGTGCTTGGCAGTGAAAAATCACTGGTACTGGCTGAAAAACTGGATCTTGCTATCTACTTGATAGTCAAACAGGGTGACAGCTTCGTAACCCTTCACAGCAGTCGCTTTGAACACTTTTTGAATTAA
- a CDS encoding lipoprotein-releasing ABC transporter permease subunit, with product MFKPVSLFIGLRYFFSGSGSRLVSFISGLAVTGLVLGVALLITVLSIMNGFEKELRTNIIGLVPHIRLYKQDGIDDWQKLAKRVKEQPGVVSATPFTQVNGMLNYRGQVQPVILHGESQNPKEGNDRLQAFIHWNKAEGISHPLFLAKGVADKLGVATGDRLQMVIPGAESYGNAQSARFALFTVVDVFATGTELDQRLAITRLSVAGDLAGYSGRVGGIQLHIDDVFAARIMKYELQQMLPGGIYLSDWISSYGNLYQAIKMSRELVLLLIFVIVAIAAFNVVSMLVMTVTDKRSAIAILKTLGCRDGEILRIFFTKGSLIGLMGCSIGALLGVLASKYIGKWVAGLEHMTGIQFLNTEVYPVDQLPSLLLWQDVLTVVIVAFALNMIATLYPAWRATRVQPADELRYE from the coding sequence GTGTTTAAACCCGTCTCGCTATTTATCGGCCTCAGGTATTTCTTTTCCGGCTCGGGAAGTCGACTGGTTTCTTTTATTTCCGGGCTGGCTGTTACTGGCCTGGTTTTGGGTGTAGCGCTGCTGATTACCGTTCTGTCAATCATGAACGGATTTGAGAAAGAGCTGCGCACCAATATTATCGGTCTGGTACCGCATATTCGCCTGTATAAACAGGATGGGATAGATGACTGGCAGAAGTTGGCAAAGCGGGTTAAGGAGCAACCCGGAGTTGTCAGCGCGACACCGTTTACGCAGGTAAATGGCATGCTGAATTATCGGGGACAAGTGCAACCGGTGATTTTGCATGGTGAAAGCCAGAACCCGAAAGAGGGCAATGATCGCTTACAGGCATTTATTCACTGGAATAAGGCTGAGGGGATTTCCCATCCGCTTTTTTTGGCGAAAGGCGTTGCTGATAAGTTAGGTGTTGCTACCGGTGACCGATTGCAGATGGTGATACCGGGTGCCGAGAGTTATGGCAATGCGCAAAGCGCTCGTTTTGCGCTGTTCACCGTGGTCGATGTGTTTGCTACTGGTACCGAACTGGATCAGCGCTTGGCGATAACCCGGCTGTCAGTGGCGGGAGATTTGGCCGGGTATTCCGGCAGGGTTGGCGGAATTCAGTTGCATATTGATGATGTATTTGCTGCTCGAATTATGAAATACGAGCTGCAGCAAATGTTACCCGGCGGTATTTACTTGTCTGACTGGATCAGCAGTTACGGAAATCTCTATCAGGCAATAAAAATGTCCAGGGAGCTGGTTCTGTTGCTAATTTTTGTGATTGTTGCGATTGCAGCGTTTAATGTTGTTTCTATGCTGGTTATGACGGTAACCGATAAGCGATCTGCAATTGCCATCCTGAAAACTCTTGGTTGTCGCGATGGCGAAATTTTGCGGATTTTCTTTACAAAGGGAAGCTTGATTGGCCTGATGGGTTGCTCAATTGGCGCTCTGTTGGGCGTGTTGGCATCCAAATACATCGGTAAATGGGTAGCTGGTCTGGAGCATATGACCGGTATCCAATTTCTGAACACAGAGGTCTACCCGGTAGATCAATTGCCATCACTGCTACTGTGGCAGGATGTGTTGACTGTTGTAATTGTCGCTTTTGCGCTAAATATGATTGCAACGCTTTATCCAGCATGGCGTGCAACCAGAGTACAGCCGGCGGACGAATTGCGTTATGAGTGA
- the nqrM gene encoding (Na+)-NQR maturation NqrM: MLTFVLAIVIVMLLIAGMAIGVIMGRKPLAGSCGGVGAALGEKDYTCDLCGGDPNKCESLQEESDDNNLAYDAASKTGTK; this comes from the coding sequence ATGTTGACCTTTGTATTAGCAATAGTGATTGTAATGCTTCTAATTGCCGGTATGGCGATTGGAGTGATTATGGGCCGTAAACCGCTGGCAGGCTCCTGTGGTGGTGTTGGTGCTGCTTTGGGTGAAAAAGACTACACCTGTGATCTGTGTGGTGGCGACCCGAACAAGTGCGAAAGCCTTCAGGAAGAGTCTGATGACAACAATCTTGCCTATGATGCAGCTAGCAAAACGGGTACCAAATAG
- the prpB gene encoding methylisocitrate lyase yields the protein MTALTPGQRFRLAIEQEKPLQIVGTINAYSAMMAEQVGHKAIYLSGAGVANASYGLPDLGMTSLNDVLEDVRRITSASELPLLVDIDTGWGGAFNIAKTIKDMTKAGAAAVHIEDQVAQKRCGHRPNKEIVSKEEMVDRVKAAVDARTDDSFFVMARTDSFAQCGLEEAIDRAQAFVEAGADGIFAEAINELEHYRAFRDALNVPILANITEFGKTPLYNKQELAENGADMVLYPLSAFRAMNKAALNVYQNILEKGDQKDVVDTMQTRMELYDFLGYHDYEQKLDSLFAAGKNK from the coding sequence ATGACCGCACTTACTCCTGGTCAGCGCTTTCGGCTCGCTATTGAGCAGGAAAAGCCGTTACAAATTGTCGGTACCATCAACGCCTACAGTGCCATGATGGCTGAGCAAGTAGGCCACAAAGCCATCTATCTTTCCGGTGCAGGTGTAGCCAATGCGTCTTACGGCTTGCCGGATCTTGGAATGACCAGTCTCAACGATGTGCTGGAAGACGTCCGCCGAATCACCTCTGCAAGTGAATTGCCTCTGTTGGTAGATATCGATACCGGCTGGGGTGGCGCGTTTAATATCGCCAAGACAATCAAGGATATGACTAAAGCGGGTGCGGCGGCAGTTCATATTGAAGATCAGGTAGCTCAAAAGCGCTGCGGTCACCGCCCAAATAAAGAGATCGTCTCGAAAGAGGAGATGGTTGACCGGGTTAAGGCAGCTGTTGATGCTCGAACAGACGATAGTTTTTTTGTGATGGCTCGTACTGATTCTTTTGCCCAGTGTGGCCTTGAAGAGGCTATCGATCGTGCCCAGGCTTTTGTAGAGGCTGGTGCAGACGGCATTTTTGCCGAGGCAATTAACGAACTTGAACACTACCGCGCGTTTCGCGATGCGCTGAACGTACCTATTCTGGCCAATATCACAGAGTTTGGAAAAACCCCACTCTATAACAAACAAGAGCTGGCAGAAAATGGTGCAGATATGGTGCTTTATCCTTTGAGTGCATTCCGTGCCATGAATAAAGCTGCGCTGAATGTCTATCAGAATATTCTCGAAAAGGGCGACCAGAAAGATGTTGTGGATACCATGCAGACACGCATGGAGCTCTATGACTTTTTGGGTTATCACGACTACGAACAGAAACTCGACAGCCTGTTTGCAGCAGGCAAGAACAAGTAA